In Spirobacillus cienkowskii, a genomic segment contains:
- a CDS encoding AAA family ATPase, producing the protein MKLLKVELENLNSLYGRHSVDFEKDLQGAPIFLIIGPTGAGKSTLMDAMSLALFGQTPRLTKGKSEKDLENDSRQVMSRGTYFAFSQLIFSKREDNKIVKYRVTWQCERAYKKPDGNFKNPRRILECFNEDLSDWEQLISDTRPKFYEPIFNKVLENLTVEDFKRMVLLAQGEFAAFLKANEEERAAILERITNTEIYKNIGKKASEKKKIIEEKYNEINIKINGINILSFEIENDYKNKKQSISDEIKILDEKAKSIDYEINWRVKEDELQKKLSEAEKSYQEYLENLKNNQDFLNRLSQFKKFQKSIELYFQENENKEKIGKIEIEINNKNNEILSLKDIIIFIKSNINQLFDCLQNEKKNFEEKKYEIDKAKELRINKKYFDRRLQ; encoded by the coding sequence TTGAAATTACTAAAAGTTGAGTTAGAAAATTTAAATTCATTATATGGACGTCACTCGGTTGATTTTGAAAAAGATTTGCAGGGGGCGCCTATTTTTTTAATTATAGGACCAACAGGTGCAGGGAAATCAACATTAATGGATGCCATGTCGCTTGCATTGTTTGGCCAAACTCCTCGCTTGACTAAAGGCAAATCAGAAAAAGATTTAGAGAATGATAGCAGGCAAGTGATGTCACGCGGCACTTATTTTGCTTTTTCGCAATTAATTTTTTCTAAAAGAGAAGATAATAAAATTGTAAAATATAGAGTAACTTGGCAATGTGAGAGAGCATATAAAAAACCAGACGGTAATTTTAAAAATCCTAGAAGAATTTTAGAGTGTTTTAACGAAGATTTATCAGATTGGGAGCAACTAATCAGTGATACGCGACCTAAATTTTATGAACCTATTTTTAATAAAGTATTAGAAAATTTAACCGTAGAAGATTTTAAAAGGATGGTACTTCTTGCACAAGGAGAATTTGCAGCTTTTTTAAAAGCTAACGAAGAAGAAAGAGCAGCAATTTTAGAAAGAATTACAAATACTGAAATTTATAAAAATATTGGTAAAAAGGCTTCGGAAAAGAAAAAAATAATAGAAGAAAAATATAATGAAATTAATATTAAAATAAATGGAATTAACATACTTTCTTTTGAAATAGAAAATGATTATAAAAATAAAAAACAAAGTATATCAGATGAAATAAAAATTTTAGACGAGAAAGCTAAGTCAATTGATTATGAAATAAATTGGCGCGTAAAAGAAGACGAGTTACAAAAAAAACTATCTGAAGCTGAAAAATCTTATCAAGAATATCTAGAAAATCTTAAAAATAATCAAGATTTTCTAAATCGCTTAAGCCAATTTAAAAAATTTCAAAAATCTATTGAGCTTTATTTTCAAGAAAATGAGAATAAGGAAAAAATTGGAAAAATTGAAATTGAAATAAATAATAAAAACAATGAAATTTTATCTTTAAAAGATATTATTATTTTTATCAAAAGTAATATTAATCAATTATTCGATTGTCTTCAAAATGAAAAAAAGAATTTTGAAGAAAAAAAATACGAAATTGATAAGGCTAAAGAATTAAGAATCAATAAAAAATACTTTGACAGAAGACTTCAATAA
- the sbcD gene encoding exonuclease subunit SbcD: protein MKILHTSDWHLGATFEGISREEDHKFFLSWLVEILKNYEIEVLIVAGDIFDQPQPSSESQKIYYQFLFQISQIKNFKKVIVVGGNHDSPTRLDAPSELLKLLDVFVVGGVYSDLHDISKYLCPIYNSERQLQAVIAAVPFIHEYRLGIRTAGLTESEIQNLFKDKINLLYKNLADESEKLYQTKLLIGTGHLSCIGSEKDDAPLEIHMVGTLGGLPETIFDKRFNYIALGHIHKSYRVANSNAYYSGSPICLSLKESKTQRCVNIVTFENNDYDIQRLPVPQRRKIIEIKGNIESINFQIESLSWDTPFPPILCVQTEVESYLPGLDLSILRKLENSFPFTQRPALATVKQSLCQTSNINQIFFNKDSLKTLSVEEVFIKMCENQNQVIDDKLLNAFRSLLNEENI from the coding sequence ATGAAAATATTACATACATCAGATTGGCATTTGGGTGCTACATTTGAAGGTATATCAAGAGAAGAAGATCATAAATTTTTCTTATCTTGGTTGGTTGAGATTCTTAAAAATTATGAGATTGAGGTTTTAATAGTTGCGGGTGATATTTTTGATCAACCACAACCGTCGTCAGAGTCACAAAAAATTTATTATCAATTTTTATTCCAAATATCTCAAATAAAAAATTTTAAAAAGGTGATAGTTGTTGGAGGCAATCATGATTCTCCAACTCGATTAGATGCTCCGTCTGAATTGCTTAAGCTACTAGACGTTTTTGTTGTTGGTGGTGTTTACAGTGATTTGCACGATATCTCAAAATATCTTTGTCCTATTTATAATTCTGAAAGACAGCTGCAAGCAGTGATTGCAGCTGTCCCTTTTATTCATGAATATCGATTGGGTATCAGAACTGCAGGACTAACAGAATCAGAAATTCAAAATTTATTTAAAGATAAAATTAATTTATTATATAAAAATTTAGCAGATGAATCAGAAAAATTATATCAAACGAAATTATTAATTGGTACTGGTCATTTATCTTGTATTGGATCAGAAAAAGATGATGCCCCATTGGAAATTCATATGGTTGGTACTTTAGGAGGGCTTCCAGAAACAATATTTGATAAAAGATTTAATTATATTGCTTTGGGTCATATTCATAAATCTTATAGAGTTGCAAACTCTAATGCATATTATTCTGGTTCCCCTATATGCTTGTCTTTAAAAGAGTCTAAAACACAAAGGTGTGTAAATATTGTTACCTTTGAAAATAATGATTATGATATACAACGTTTGCCTGTCCCACAAAGAAGAAAAATTATAGAAATTAAAGGCAATATAGAAAGTATTAATTTTCAAATTGAAAGTTTATCATGGGATACTCCATTTCCTCCAATTTTATGTGTGCAAACAGAAGTTGAGTCTTATCTTCCAGGATTAGATTTATCTATTTTAAGAAAACTTGAAAATTCTTTTCCTTTTACACAAAGACCTGCATTGGCAACTGTAAAACAGAGTCTGTGTCAAACTTCAAATATAAATCAAATTTTTTTTAATAAAGATTCTTTAAAAACTTTATCTGTTGAAGAAGTATTTATTAAAATGTGTGAAAATCAAAATCAAGTTATTGATGATAAATTGTTAAATGCTTTTAGAAGTTTATTAAATGAAGAGAATATTTAA
- the bamD gene encoding outer membrane protein assembly factor BamD: MKFKNFLICCGLSLVLFSCQTKPISELSQDEGIEKIRENYKKENWSDLIANVDEYKARYPYSKNNIEAEVLQADAYYQSDKYPEALVAYDDFIRKNAVHDKVPFAHFRVAKIYDLQAPEQIDREQAFAKKAILKYQDYLRQYPNGEFISEAKERLANLKRRLAEHDLFVARFYWNKELFSAALSRYLNIIKTYPQYADLKKEAIENAAQCYEELAKILEKDPKSDSYVYFNNTTPEELRKKSAELRSN, translated from the coding sequence ATGAAATTTAAAAATTTTTTAATTTGCTGTGGTTTGAGTTTGGTTCTCTTTTCATGTCAAACAAAACCAATTTCAGAGCTTTCTCAAGATGAAGGAATTGAAAAAATACGAGAAAACTATAAAAAAGAGAACTGGTCAGATCTAATTGCTAATGTAGATGAATACAAAGCAAGATACCCTTATTCAAAAAATAATATTGAAGCAGAAGTTTTACAAGCTGATGCATATTACCAATCAGATAAGTATCCTGAAGCTCTTGTTGCGTACGATGATTTTATCAGAAAAAATGCTGTGCATGACAAAGTTCCTTTTGCCCATTTTCGCGTAGCAAAAATTTATGATTTGCAAGCTCCCGAGCAAATCGATCGCGAACAAGCATTTGCAAAGAAAGCAATTTTAAAATACCAAGACTACCTAAGACAGTATCCAAACGGAGAGTTTATTTCTGAAGCTAAAGAAAGATTAGCAAACTTAAAAAGAAGATTAGCAGAACATGATCTTTTTGTTGCAAGATTTTATTGGAATAAAGAACTTTTCTCAGCAGCTTTATCGAGGTACTTAAACATTATTAAAACTTATCCTCAATATGCTGATCTTAAAAAAGAAGCAATTGAAAATGCGGCGCAGTGTTATGAGGAGCTTGCTAAAATTTTAGAAAAAGATCCCAAATCAGATAGTTACGTTTATTTTAATAATACTACGCCAGAAGAATTAAGAAAAAAGTCTGCAGAACTAAGAAGTAACTAA
- the mce gene encoding methylmalonyl-CoA epimerase, which translates to MKINRINHLGIVPKDASLAKQFFTGILGLPYEGGEVVDDQQVTVDFIRCENSRLELLQATSTDSSIAKFLATRGAGIQHVALDVDDLDSWVNHLKKNQIRLIDEKPKKGAHNTRIVFIHPHSTGGILVELVEEKQNKN; encoded by the coding sequence ATGAAAATTAATAGAATTAATCATTTAGGCATTGTTCCAAAGGATGCTTCTCTAGCAAAACAATTTTTTACAGGTATTCTTGGCCTGCCATACGAAGGAGGAGAAGTTGTCGACGATCAGCAGGTTACTGTAGATTTTATTCGCTGTGAAAATAGTAGATTAGAACTGCTTCAGGCAACAAGCACGGACAGTTCTATTGCTAAGTTTTTAGCAACTCGAGGAGCTGGTATTCAGCATGTAGCATTAGATGTAGACGATTTAGACAGTTGGGTAAACCATTTGAAAAAAAATCAAATTCGTCTTATTGATGAAAAGCCTAAAAAAGGGGCGCATAATACTCGTATTGTATTTATTCATCCACATTCTACTGGAGGGATTCTAGTTGAGTTGGTTGAAGAGAAACAAAATAAAAATTGA
- the meaB gene encoding methylmalonyl Co-A mutase-associated GTPase MeaB: MKIQQSLDIESVVNLLSGRSKFDGVELWLSRTRALSKAITFVENDPLLAPKLLSHPYLNLNEIKENNSRVIGITGLPGAGKSTMTNLIIRELRLKGKSVAVFAVDPSSAISGGAILGDRVRMQEHFKDRMVFIRSMGARGALGGVALATRSAIRLASVLEFDFILVETVGIGQSESEITNIADTTLLVLMPNSGDEIQLMKAGILQLADIYIINKCDLADPLRMMQELSENTVPVGENTWRPPVLKSSASKCEGIKEIIDSILLHQEYENKNKLGKEIRIKRLKKEILQNALMLAEFKFKNEIEKIDAQEIKMLSNGTTTAMFLAQKIFDKNIISESSKNEN; this comes from the coding sequence ATGAAAATACAACAATCATTAGATATAGAATCGGTTGTTAATTTGCTTTCTGGACGTTCTAAATTTGATGGAGTTGAGCTATGGCTTTCACGCACAAGAGCTTTGAGTAAGGCAATTACTTTTGTAGAAAATGATCCATTACTTGCCCCCAAATTACTTTCACATCCTTATTTAAACCTCAATGAAATTAAAGAAAATAATTCTAGAGTGATTGGTATTACTGGGTTGCCTGGAGCAGGTAAGTCAACAATGACAAATTTGATAATTAGAGAACTCAGGCTAAAAGGAAAGTCAGTGGCTGTTTTTGCTGTTGATCCTTCTTCTGCGATATCTGGAGGCGCAATACTAGGTGACCGCGTGCGGATGCAAGAGCATTTTAAGGACAGAATGGTTTTTATTCGTTCTATGGGCGCTCGTGGGGCGTTAGGAGGTGTTGCGTTAGCAACAAGAAGTGCAATCCGTCTGGCATCTGTTCTAGAATTTGATTTTATTCTTGTTGAAACTGTGGGAATTGGGCAAAGTGAAAGTGAGATTACTAATATTGCAGATACAACACTGCTCGTATTGATGCCCAATAGTGGCGATGAAATTCAATTGATGAAAGCAGGTATTTTACAGCTAGCTGATATATATATCATTAATAAATGTGATCTTGCTGACCCATTGCGAATGATGCAAGAATTATCTGAAAATACCGTTCCTGTAGGCGAGAATACATGGCGTCCGCCAGTGTTAAAAAGTTCTGCATCTAAATGTGAAGGAATTAAAGAAATTATTGACTCTATATTATTGCATCAAGAGTATGAAAATAAAAATAAACTTGGTAAAGAAATTCGCATAAAGCGATTGAAAAAAGAAATTTTGCAAAATGCATTAATGCTTGCTGAATTTAAATTTAAAAATGAAATAGAAAAAATAGATGCGCAAGAAATTAAAATGTTAAGCAACGGAACCACGACAGCAATGTTTTTAGCACAAAAAATATTTGATAAAAACATCATTTCTGAAAGCAGTAAAAATGAAAATTAA
- a CDS encoding biotin/lipoyl-containing protein, with amino-acid sequence MKFSIQKSSNSKFYEVKIPASVNLNHFSNREKFEVLIINSSECIKNIEVMILADGLSFLLQNQVIRIKNNFVKLKQNHFLLAIQNGSFVTQNHYHADLIKPVKAKVINTVNSNGDLVSPISGKVISLLVKKGERVKEGDPLLTIEAMKMENRILSECDGTILEIKVVVGDSVSTGDFLIKVIPDSKES; translated from the coding sequence ATGAAATTTTCTATTCAGAAAAGTAGTAATTCTAAATTTTATGAAGTCAAAATTCCTGCCTCAGTTAATTTGAACCATTTTTCGAATAGAGAAAAATTTGAAGTTTTAATAATAAATAGTTCTGAATGTATTAAAAATATTGAAGTGATGATTTTAGCTGATGGATTGAGTTTTTTACTGCAAAATCAAGTTATTAGAATTAAAAATAATTTTGTAAAATTAAAACAAAATCATTTTCTTTTAGCTATTCAAAATGGTAGTTTTGTAACGCAAAATCATTACCACGCAGATCTTATAAAGCCCGTTAAAGCAAAAGTTATTAATACAGTTAATAGTAATGGAGATTTGGTTTCGCCTATATCAGGTAAAGTGATTTCCTTATTAGTAAAAAAAGGTGAGCGTGTTAAAGAAGGCGATCCTCTTTTAACTATTGAAGCAATGAAAATGGAAAATCGAATTTTATCTGAATGTGATGGAACGATTTTAGAGATAAAAGTTGTTGTTGGTGATAGTGTATCAACGGGAGATTTTTTAATAAAAGTTATTCCTGATTCAAAAGAGAGCTAA
- the accC gene encoding acetyl-CoA carboxylase biotin carboxylase subunit, whose product MQHKDFLPLVFKPFKKVCIANRGEIGVRVIRACRDLGLSPLALYSTADLHSRHVAMADYACCIGNAPSHESYLNIKNIIQAAKQMGAEAVHPGFGFLSENAEFANEVLKAGMVWIGPSPFSIYAMGDKTIAKTKVIEAGVPCSPGKNAPLKNVKELKNIADQIGYPLILKAAAGGGGKGMRVVRNNSDLTSAFEACQREALSYFGNSDVFCERYIERPRHVEFQIMADSHGNTVHLFERDCTIQRRHQKLIEEAPSLYISHETRLQMGDIAVKAAQSVGYVNAGTVEFILESPTKFYFMEMNTRIQVEHPVTELITGIDLLQTQLKVAMGEALPFQQKDITIRGWAFEARINAEDPYHGFRPDPGVVKEVEFPSGPGVRMDSHIYAGYKIPEFYDSMIAKLLVYGANREDALNKMARALSELNIQGIQTTIPFHQAILENKNFRDGNYTTRFVEENEKLLEQIEISRNELTESEAIVAAIKIAIHQSIFEVRPSINNNLVEPWSHAYRLESTKR is encoded by the coding sequence ATGCAACACAAAGATTTTTTACCTCTTGTATTTAAGCCCTTTAAAAAAGTGTGCATAGCAAATAGAGGTGAAATTGGGGTGCGTGTTATTCGTGCTTGTCGCGATTTGGGATTATCGCCGTTAGCGCTATATTCTACCGCTGATCTGCATTCAAGACATGTCGCAATGGCTGACTATGCGTGTTGTATTGGTAATGCACCAAGTCATGAAAGTTACTTAAATATAAAAAATATTATTCAGGCTGCAAAGCAAATGGGCGCAGAAGCAGTGCATCCAGGGTTTGGATTTCTTTCAGAAAATGCTGAATTTGCAAATGAAGTTTTAAAAGCTGGTATGGTGTGGATTGGTCCATCTCCATTTTCTATTTATGCAATGGGCGATAAAACAATTGCAAAAACAAAGGTAATTGAGGCAGGTGTTCCGTGTAGTCCAGGAAAAAACGCGCCACTTAAGAATGTTAAAGAATTAAAAAATATTGCAGACCAAATTGGTTATCCACTTATTTTAAAAGCTGCTGCGGGTGGTGGTGGTAAGGGAATGAGAGTTGTGCGTAACAATTCTGATCTGACATCTGCTTTTGAAGCATGCCAGCGCGAAGCGTTAAGTTATTTTGGAAATTCTGATGTATTTTGTGAACGATATATAGAGAGGCCAAGGCATGTGGAATTTCAAATTATGGCTGATTCTCACGGAAATACGGTACATTTATTTGAGAGAGATTGTACCATTCAACGTAGACATCAAAAGCTCATTGAAGAAGCACCATCACTCTATATTAGTCATGAAACGCGACTACAAATGGGAGACATTGCAGTTAAAGCAGCGCAAAGCGTTGGTTATGTTAATGCAGGGACTGTTGAATTTATTTTAGAATCGCCAACAAAATTTTATTTTATGGAAATGAATACACGTATTCAAGTCGAACATCCTGTCACAGAGCTGATTACAGGAATTGATTTATTACAAACTCAATTAAAAGTTGCTATGGGAGAAGCGCTCCCCTTTCAACAAAAAGATATTACAATTCGAGGGTGGGCTTTTGAAGCGCGTATCAATGCAGAAGATCCTTATCACGGCTTTAGACCAGATCCTGGTGTGGTTAAAGAAGTAGAATTTCCTTCTGGTCCTGGAGTGCGCATGGATTCGCATATTTATGCTGGTTACAAAATACCAGAATTTTATGATTCTATGATTGCAAAACTATTGGTTTACGGCGCCAATCGTGAAGATGCATTAAATAAAATGGCGCGAGCTTTAAGCGAATTAAATATTCAAGGTATTCAAACAACTATTCCGTTTCATCAAGCTATATTAGAAAATAAAAATTTTCGTGATGGAAATTATACAACTCGATTTGTTGAAGAAAATGAAAAATTACTAGAACAGATCGAGATATCAAGAAATGAGTTAACCGAAAGTGAAGCAATTGTTGCTGCAATTAAAATAGCAATTCATCAGTCTATTTTTGAGGTTCGTCCAAGTATTAATAACAACTTGGTAGAACCCTGGAGTCATGCTTATCGTTTAGAAAGCACTAAAAGGTAA